Part of the Vigna radiata var. radiata cultivar VC1973A chromosome 11, Vradiata_ver6, whole genome shotgun sequence genome is shown below.
TACATTTTACTTCgtatttgttttaaaagttatCTCCACGTCTTTTTATCCCATCAACTATTCTTTGACGACTTCAAAATACTTACAAAAACATTGAAGGGCCGTCGACAATGAAGAACACGTGCTTTGTTTGATTACAgtgaaaacaattattattatgataaagCGAACTTAGTCTTATCTATATGTAATGAACAGAACATATGATTGCGTAGTGATGCAGCAGTGAAACAGGTCTTACAAATGTTGAATTCGTAAATTATCCGCAAACAGTTTTTGTTTAATacgttattttcttttttgaacaatttttttcttctaacttGGAATTCGTTTCGTCTGCTCCACATGCATTCTATTCTATCGCATTCGTGAATTCATGGTACGTGTGTATCAAAACACACTTGAATTCAATTAGTTAAATTCTCTCTTCCATCTTGATTTTagaccttttcttttcaattcagtTTAACACCAATCACATGAATCTGCACACGCTTCTATACTTTTATTggatgtaaatttttataatttcatctataCAAAAAAGtacataatgaaaaaaaggtGTAGCTAGCATATGCTGGATCCTAGATCTAGATAGCTGAAGTCCAGAAGAAACAAATTGTGGACAAAAACTATCTGCATCAGACAAAATGATTGAACGTATGTAGCTAAAGGAGAtagtttaaattatgttatttcatcatagcattaagaaaaaaaaaaacagtgatAGAAAAACTAAAGAACCCGACCCGGTTCCAAGGTGGTCATAGTTCCTTGGGTGGTACGAGGGACAGAGCACCAGTTAtgagaagaggaagatgataaattaaattCCAATGTTTGAGGTTTCTGCTCCTGGTACCAGTTAGCGGAGGACACAGCAGAGGATGGTGCAACGATGTTGTCTCTGCTTGACAACATTGCCTGTGGGGGCGCGGTAGCAATAGGTGAAACCCTTTGGAAAAGTTGATTATGAAGTTCAGGGTTGAATTCGGGTGCACCCGTAAGCCGCTGAACAAGGTCGCGGAAGTTGATAGCATCCACCTTGTACACTCTGATCGGTGTCGGTGCCGGTGGTGCCACCGGCGCCTTCTTCCACGGTTTTGCTGGTGCCTTCCTCACAGAATGAAGCATAGAACTAGACTTGGACGCAGGGTAAGAGCTGGAATAAGCTTCCATGAATTAGATCACTAGTTTGgttggtttgatttgattttctgtaggaattatgattaaaattgaGGTTTATATGAGAATCAAGCTCCGTGGGTGGAGGCTATAACAGGGCACGATGTTGGTGTGCTGCTTTTGAACTATTATTTATAGATTGTCGTGTGCAAATTGAGGGTAACGATGATGAAGGAGAGTTCATTGTTGCATGGAATGTCAATAAAAGACAACGACTTGAGGATGAGGCAGCTCAGGATTCAGACGTGATTTTTGTCTTGACCGTCGGCGGAATGTATCATCATTAATGCACATGCGAACTCGTCTCATTCATGGTCAAAATAATGAGGTTGGATGGATCaccattttaattataatattattactattattaattacaatatcCTTTATGATTGTCTTCTTTCCACATTATGCTTTGAATCATGTGATTTATTGTCTTTTAAAAAGATGCTTCTCGTGTGTATGAATCAtgtgtttttttgttatttgattgtGTTAAAATGACTATCatcttaaaagttttattatattcaatttacgTGACtgggaaaaataataatttttagattttattcttataacTGCGTGTCGCTGTTTTGTCAATTGAAAGCAAACTACTCACAGAATGAAAAGACACTTCCATTCACTTGgcaataacataatttatttacttttaaacgATTTTTCCAATATAATGTTAATGTTTTAACTATAGCCGCCTAGCTACTCATAAGCTGTCAATTTCAAACTCTATATACTTGCTTTTCAATGAATGTTCGTGCCTTTTGGAATTCAGAATGAAGATTGAACAGTTACTAGAAATGGCCAACATCACAAAGAAGacatattgtttttctttttactagtTTGGGAAAGGGAAACGATAAATTATTCAAGTGCATGTATGTTATGGATTGGTCCCTGTTGTTAACCTTGTTAATGATGTGCAGGtgtccattttatttttgtattattattattattattattattattattattattattattattattattattattattattattattattattattgatattaaagGTTGAAGAACTAATGGTATCTTCGTTAACCAAATTCCGTACCATAAGCTATTAAACTCCTggcttttcttttagaaaaatgccTCTGTTATTCcatttaggcttaatacctccattggtcctcgtatttgtgtgaaaatttcagttcggtcctcaagttttgaattgtctcaattgggtcataatttttgtaaaaatgcacacattttaccccaaccgttaactgatctcaaacggcgttaagtttagctgacatggtatgctgacgtgttggcttaatcccttcttggtcctcgtatttgtgtgaaaatctcagttcggtcctcaagttttgaactgtctcaattgggtcataatttttgtaaaaatgcacacattttactccaatcgttaactgatctcaaacggcgttaagtttaactgacgtggtagccagaggacatgctgacgtgtattatttaattatatgaattattttttaaaataagcagtgtttcacgtggcacaatgcttattatttagtttatttgaattggggattttattcatctctctgagaattaaggattttacacagattatctagtcgactcaaaaaataa
Proteins encoded:
- the LOC106777421 gene encoding VQ motif-containing protein 29-like, giving the protein MEAYSSSYPASKSSSMLHSVRKAPAKPWKKAPVAPPAPTPIRVYKVDAINFRDLVQRLTGAPEFNPELHNQLFQRVSPIATAPPQAMLSSRDNIVAPSSAVSSANWYQEQKPQTLEFNLSSSSSHNWCSVPRTTQGTMTTLEPGRVL